The genomic stretch CGCTTGTCCTCGGCCACCAGCACCGGCCAGCCGCGGGCCATGGCCTCGCGGAAGAAGGCGGCCAGCTCCCGGCGGCTGTGATTCACCGCGCCCAGGAACGGGTCGATGAGGGACTCCTCACCCAGGCTGCGCGTGGCCGCCAGCTCCACCGGCGTGCCGCAGCGCTCGCAGCGGATGGACACCTGGCGCACCAGGGCCACCGGCACCGCGTAGCGGGCGCCGCAATCTCCGCACTTCCACACCAGGGCGCGCTCACCAGCCTCGCGGCGCGCCAGGTTCTCCAATTCGTCCGCCAGCCGCAGCAGCGCCGGGAGGTCCTGGGGTGGTTGCGCGAAGACGGCGGACGGGCCGAAGCCCGTCTCGGGCGCGCCCAGCGACGGGGGACGGTCCCCCTGTAGCAGGGTGCGCAGCCTGTCCTTGGCTCGCATGTCTCGGAATTCAGCGCCGGTGAGCGCGCGCTCCACCGCCTCATGGACCGGAGGCAGCTCCGGCTCGAGGCGCTCATCGTCCGGCAACGTCTGGGGGAAGTTCACCAGTCGGTGCGCGGGGACTGCGAGGAATCGGAAGGCCACGGTGGCTCCATCGCATTGTGCTTCGCGGGGTGCAAGACGCGAGTTGGCAAATGTCCGCTGCTACCGGTTATCCGCAGACTACACAGACCAGTCCAGCATGCGTTGCAGCGGCGCGCGAGCACCCTCGCGCAGGTCCTCGGGCATGGTCAGCTCGGGCGTGCGCTCCTTCATGCACCGCCAGAGTTTCTCCAGCGTGTTCAGCCGCATGTACGGGCACTCGTTGCATGCGCAGCCGTTGTCCGGCGGAGCGGGGATGAACGTCTTGTCCGGCGCGGCCCGCTTCATCTGGTGGATGATGCCCGCCTCCGTCACCACGATGAACTGCTGTTTCGGGCTACGCACCGCGTAATCCAGAATCGCCTTGGTGGAGCCGATGAAGTCCGCGTGGCGCAGCACTGCCTGCTCACACTCGGGGTGGGCCACCACTTCCGCCTCCGGGTACTCCACCTTCAGCTGCACCAGTTTCTTCTCGCTGAAGATTTCGTGGACGATGCAGCTGCCCGGCCACAGCACCATGTCGCGGCCCGTCTGTTTCATCACGTAGCGGCCCAGGTGCTGGTCCGGCGCGAAGAGAATCTGCCGGTCCTTTGGCACCTGGTTCACGATTTTCACCGCGTT from Myxococcus xanthus encodes the following:
- the nadA gene encoding quinolinate synthase NadA produces the protein MSAEVDYAKEIQEFKRSMNAVILAHYYQESEVQDLADFVGDSLALAQAAARTKADVIVFCGVHFMAETAKILNPSRQVLLPDLKAGCSLSDRCPPGAFKAFKDKHPNAFVVSYVNSSAAVKAMSDVICTSSNAVKIVNQVPKDRQILFAPDQHLGRYVMKQTGRDMVLWPGSCIVHEIFSEKKLVQLKVEYPEAEVVAHPECEQAVLRHADFIGSTKAILDYAVRSPKQQFIVVTEAGIIHQMKRAAPDKTFIPAPPDNGCACNECPYMRLNTLEKLWRCMKERTPELTMPEDLREGARAPLQRMLDWSV